A genomic window from Antedon mediterranea chromosome 4, ecAntMedi1.1, whole genome shotgun sequence includes:
- the LOC140047652 gene encoding uncharacterized protein yields the protein MVWVDKENPNSHNDGNTPVSVLENNGWIRDQGKTEILNFFKNLPSPVSDQFQTQFEKLKVQKQNDQIKEVFVGSAGDVLHLEEADIKLEIHSEAIKVEKVKVSLENCFEETDMPVLHPHETIISPIVKCGPEGTSFNKPISLSFPHDAVNEENWEFSLLVKDRIEDEWKQIEKDKKDIQFTFKNGRCCITLNHFSFYALKGHVRNFFGKKRMLLGVFGKMLANDEYQLQTRLFKPSDKQRIIEEHKEISEKPLITPVDILSMYKDMNITVAVSEQEWKVHEKKKTVTAEYLWRGTPLKNFLLKRGNSSAKVLKATVSLSQESNDIDPVEVNCNVETSGPNPGVPPSTGVSSGTGVSSGTGVPSSTETRNPLEDKFNKLNYDLSEVFMKYQKRYYFLRCCLSEHIALQVLGNRDCIANDYFNELSEKGYIKPTDVDLLLNIAELSEIQEARNVVAQYMRDNNVKNTDRHKLSPYRKRLCKALREFNPNEINKINAFYQLELSTIWDVAFELERKNKLVNKSQRKAFANILGPTPKKILDEQDDTATTTQASEQDLQSPENDSLKESIQTFVKDEQVDTATTTQASEQGMIH from the exons ATTTACCAAGTCCTGTTAGTGATCAATTTCAAACACAATTTGAGAAACTAAAGGTTCAAAAACAGAATG ATCAAATTAAGGAAGTGTTTGTGGGATCTGCTGGTGATGTGCTTCATCTTGAGGAGGCAGACATCAAGTTGGAGATACATTCTGAAGCAATTAAAGTGGAGAAAGTTAAAGTATCACTAGAAAATTGTTTTGAGGAAACAGACATGCCTGTACTTCATCCTCATGAAACCATTATATCACCTATTGTTAAATGTGGACCAGAAGGCACCAGCTTCAACAAGCCCATTTCATTGTCATTTCCACACGATGCTGTAAATGAAGAGAATTGGGAATTTAGTCTACTTGTTAAAGATCGCATTGAAGATGAATGGAAACAAATTGAAAAGGATAAAAAGGACATACAGTTTACTTTTAAAAACGGTCGATGTTGTATAACATTAAATCATTTCAGTTTTTATGCACTAAAGGGTCATGTAAGAAATTTCTTTGGTAAGAAAAGAATGTTGTTAGGAGTTTTTGGAAAGATGCTTGCAAATGATGAATATCAACTTCAAACAAGACTTTTTAAGCCGTCAGATAAACAG aGGATAATAGAAGAGCACAAAGAAATCAGTGAGAAGCCTTTAATAACACCAGTAGATATACTATCTATGTATAAGGACATGAACATTACTGTAGCAGTATCAGAACAGGAATGGAAAgttcatgagaaaaaaaaa ACTGTCACTGCTGAATACCTATGGCGTGGAACACCATTGaagaattttcttttaaaaagagGTAATTCATCAGCAAAAGTCCTAAAGGCAACAGTATCACTGTCACAAGAGTCAAATGATATTGATCCAGTGGAAGTGAATT gtAATGTTGAGACATCAGGACCAAATCCAG GTGTTCCTCCCAGTACAGGTGTGTCTTCTGGTACAGGTGTGTCTTCAGGTACAGGTGTTCCTTCCAGTACAG AAACAAGAAATCCATTGGAAGACAAGTTCAACAAGTTAAATTATGATCTCAGTGAAGTATTTATGAAGTATCAgaaaagatattattttttgaGATGTTGTCTCTCTGAGCACATTGCATTACAGGTCCTTGGCAATAGAGATTGCATAGCAAATGATTATTTCAATGAACTCTCTGAGAAAGGATATATCAAACCAACTGATGTTGATCTTTTGCTAAATATTGCAGAATTATCAGAAATTCAGGAAGCTAGAAATGTTGTAGCACAGTATATGAGAGACAACAATGTTAAAAATACTGATAGACATAAGTTGTCCCCATATAGGAAAAGATTGTGCAAGGCATTGAGAGAGTTTAACCCAAATGAAATCAATAAGATTAATGCTTTTTATCAATTGGAATTATCAACCATTTGGGATGTCGCATTTGAGTTAGAGAGGAAAAACAAATTAGTGAATAAATCACAGAGAAAAGCGTTTGCTAACATTCTTGGACCAACTCCTAAGAAGATACTTg ATGAGCAAGACGATACAGCGACTACTACACAAGCCAGTGAACAAG ATCTGCAGTCGCCAGAAAATGACAG cctGAAAGAAAGCATACAGACATTTGTCAAAG ATGAGCAAGTTGATACAGCGACTACTACACAAGCCAGTGAACAAGGTATGATCCATTGA